In one window of Azotobacter salinestris DNA:
- a CDS encoding methyl-accepting chemotaxis protein, with product MLSRRPIGARLGIAFGTLVLLLISATVVALYGMSELRESADALDRNAKLAQNAAQVRLLALEERRFEKDIFINLRDAEKVQSYKARWDAALKKLQDTLQAGKAQAPDAELAGLYEASAAALDGYADGFDAIHRRLRAGEFADTAAANSAMGRYKDEVYRLDESGAAIDRKAAEHMAQAREQVAAQLRNAQVGLLGFAALALLIAVLMALYITRSITSPLQRALAATRRVAEGDLTQDLAGHAHDETGQLLNAMDETNRKLSDLVGSLHSGSESVYSRAREVFHGSQELAARTEEQASALQQTAASMEQISATARQTSEATEQANRLAATAARTAQSGGQDVERSILLMRELADSSQKINDIIGVIDAIAFQTNLLALNASVEAARAGEQGRGFAVVAAEVRNLASRSATSAQEIRGLIEGIGEKIGEGARQAEYSGRSIRDAVDAIHQLASLMEEISAATREQRSGFGQINGAIGQLDGTTQQNAALVEQSRAAAAALEEQAALMQQRVAVFRTRETAAEDAPALA from the coding sequence ATGCTATCCCGCCGTCCCATCGGTGCCCGCCTGGGCATCGCCTTCGGTACCCTCGTCCTGCTCCTCATCTCGGCCACCGTGGTCGCCCTGTACGGCATGAGCGAGCTGCGGGAATCGGCCGACGCCCTCGACCGCAACGCCAAACTGGCGCAGAACGCCGCCCAGGTGCGCCTGCTGGCCCTGGAGGAACGCCGCTTCGAGAAGGACATCTTCATCAACCTGCGCGATGCGGAAAAGGTGCAGTCCTACAAGGCGCGCTGGGACGCGGCCCTGAAGAAGCTGCAGGATACCCTGCAGGCCGGCAAGGCCCAGGCCCCCGATGCGGAGCTGGCCGGGCTCTACGAGGCGTCCGCCGCGGCACTGGACGGCTATGCCGACGGCTTCGACGCCATCCACCGGCGCCTGCGGGCGGGCGAGTTCGCCGACACGGCCGCCGCCAACAGCGCCATGGGCCGCTACAAGGACGAGGTCTACCGCCTCGACGAAAGCGGCGCGGCCATCGACCGCAAGGCCGCCGAGCACATGGCCCAGGCCAGGGAGCAGGTCGCCGCGCAGTTGCGCAACGCCCAGGTCGGCCTGCTCGGCTTCGCCGCCCTGGCCCTGCTGATCGCCGTGCTGATGGCCCTGTACATCACCCGCAGCATCACCAGCCCCCTGCAGCGGGCGCTGGCGGCGACCCGCCGGGTGGCCGAGGGCGACCTGACCCAGGACCTCGCCGGCCACGCCCACGACGAGACCGGCCAGTTGCTCAACGCCATGGACGAAACCAACCGCAAGCTGTCCGACCTGGTCGGCTCCCTGCACAGCGGCAGCGAAAGCGTCTACAGCCGCGCCCGGGAAGTCTTCCACGGCAGCCAGGAGCTGGCCGCGCGCACCGAGGAGCAGGCCAGCGCCCTGCAGCAGACGGCCGCCAGCATGGAGCAGATCAGCGCCACCGCCCGGCAGACCAGCGAGGCCACCGAGCAGGCCAACCGGCTCGCCGCGACCGCCGCGCGCACCGCGCAGAGCGGCGGCCAGGACGTGGAGCGCAGCATCCTGCTGATGCGCGAGCTGGCCGACAGCTCGCAGAAGATCAACGACATCATCGGGGTCATCGACGCGATCGCCTTCCAGACCAACCTCCTCGCCCTCAACGCCTCGGTGGAGGCAGCCCGCGCCGGCGAACAGGGCCGCGGCTTCGCCGTGGTGGCCGCCGAAGTGCGCAACCTGGCCAGCCGCAGCGCCACCTCGGCCCAGGAGATCCGCGGCCTGATCGAGGGTATCGGCGAGAAGATCGGCGAAGGCGCCCGCCAGGCCGAGTACAGCGGGCGGAGCATCCGCGACGCGGTGGACGCCATCCACCAGCTGGCCAGCCTGATGGAGGAGATCTCCGCCGCCACCCGCGAGCAGCGCAGCGGCTTCGGCCAGATCAACGGCGCCATCGGCCAGCTGGACGGCACCACCCAGCAGAACGCCGCCCTGGTGGAGCAGTCCCGCGCGGCGGCTGCCGCCCTGGAGGAGCAGGCGGCCCTGATGCAGCAGCGGGTGGCCGTGTTCAGGACGCGGGAAACCGCTGCCGAGGACGCGCCGGCGCTGGCCTGA
- a CDS encoding DUF1615 domain-containing protein encodes MSGSPRRSGGALGLALLLTLAGCGTQRPEEPRPSEVRAQIVRLMPARIADRQGWATDIYAAFAAQDIPPTTENLCAVLAVTEQESTFQVDPPVPGLARIARKEIDRRAAQLRIPEFLVRAALGLESSGGKSYSERLGAVRTEKELSAIFEDFIGMVPLGRQLFGRLNPVQTGGPMQVSIAFAESRARDYPYPVAGSIRHEVFSRRGGMYFGIAHLLGYPASYTRSLYRFADFNAGWYASRNAAFQNAVSLASGIPLELDGDLIRHGSFTPGATELTVRSLDKKLGMGDAAIRRALEQGDRLDFEDTRLYKRVFALAERLEGKALPRAVLPGIKLQSPKITRNLTTAWFAKRVDERHRRCMARAAGGGRK; translated from the coding sequence ATGAGCGGATCGCCGCGCCGAAGCGGCGGCGCGCTGGGCCTCGCCCTGCTGCTGACGCTGGCCGGCTGCGGCACGCAGCGCCCCGAGGAGCCGCGCCCGAGCGAGGTGCGCGCGCAGATCGTGCGGCTGATGCCGGCCAGGATTGCCGACCGGCAAGGCTGGGCGACCGATATCTACGCGGCGTTCGCGGCCCAGGACATCCCCCCCACCACCGAGAACCTGTGCGCCGTACTGGCCGTGACCGAGCAGGAGTCGACCTTCCAGGTCGACCCGCCGGTGCCCGGCCTGGCCCGGATCGCCCGCAAGGAGATCGACCGCCGCGCCGCCCAGTTGCGCATTCCGGAGTTTCTGGTGCGGGCCGCCCTGGGGCTCGAATCGTCCGGCGGCAAGAGCTACAGCGAACGCCTGGGCGCCGTGCGCACCGAGAAGGAGCTGAGCGCGATCTTCGAGGATTTCATCGGCATGGTCCCGCTCGGACGTCAGCTGTTCGGCCGTCTCAATCCGGTGCAGACCGGCGGACCGATGCAGGTCAGCATCGCCTTCGCCGAAAGCCGGGCGCGGGACTATCCCTATCCGGTCGCCGGCTCGATCCGCCACGAGGTATTCAGCCGCCGCGGCGGCATGTACTTCGGCATCGCCCACCTGCTGGGCTATCCCGCCAGCTACACCCGCTCGCTGTACCGCTTCGCCGATTTCAACGCCGGCTGGTACGCCAGCCGCAACGCCGCTTTCCAGAACGCCGTCAGCCTGGCCTCGGGCATTCCCCTGGAGCTCGACGGCGACCTCATCCGCCACGGCTCCTTCACGCCGGGCGCGACGGAGCTGACCGTGCGCTCGCTGGACAAGAAGCTGGGCATGGGCGATGCGGCCATCCGCCGCGCCCTGGAACAGGGCGACCGACTCGATTTCGAGGACACCAGGCTCTACAAGCGCGTGTTCGCGCTGGCCGAGCGCCTGGAGGGCAAGGCGCTGCCGCGTGCGGTGCTGCCGGGCATCAAGCTGCAGAGCCCGAAGATCACCCGCAACCTCACCACCGCCTGGTTTGCCAAACGGGTCGACGAACGCCACCGCCGCTGCATGGCGCGCGCCGCGGGCGGAGGCAGAAAATAG
- the mutM gene encoding bifunctional DNA-formamidopyrimidine glycosylase/DNA-(apurinic or apyrimidinic site) lyase yields MPELPEVETTRRGIAPHLVGQRVERVVVRERRLRWPVPEDLDVRLSGQRIEAVERRAKYLLIRAEAGTLIGHLGMSGSLRLVEAGLPAARHEHVDILLESGLALRYTDPRRFGALLWSLDPLEHELLRRLGPEPLGEDFDGERLYRLSRGKSVAVKPFIMDNGVVVGVGNIYASEALFAAGIDPRRAAGSVSRARYQRLAEEIRRILAQAIECGGTTLRDFVGGDGKPGYFQQTLLVYGRGGEFCKVCGGTLHEVRLGQRASVYCGRCQR; encoded by the coding sequence ATGCCCGAACTGCCCGAAGTCGAAACCACCCGCCGCGGAATCGCCCCGCACCTGGTCGGCCAGCGCGTCGAGCGGGTCGTCGTCCGTGAACGCCGGCTGCGCTGGCCGGTCCCCGAGGACCTCGACGTGCGCCTGTCCGGCCAGCGCATCGAGGCGGTGGAGCGGCGCGCCAAGTACCTCCTGATCCGCGCCGAGGCGGGTACCCTGATCGGCCATCTGGGCATGTCCGGCAGCCTGCGGCTGGTCGAGGCCGGCTTGCCGGCGGCCAGGCACGAGCACGTGGACATCCTGCTGGAGTCCGGGCTGGCGCTGCGCTACACCGACCCGCGGCGCTTCGGCGCGCTGCTCTGGAGCCTTGATCCCCTGGAGCACGAACTGCTGCGCCGGCTCGGCCCGGAGCCTTTGGGCGAGGACTTCGACGGCGAGCGCCTGTACCGGCTGTCGCGCGGCAAGAGCGTGGCGGTCAAGCCGTTCATCATGGACAACGGGGTGGTGGTCGGGGTGGGCAACATCTACGCCAGCGAGGCGCTGTTCGCCGCCGGCATCGATCCGCGGCGCGCCGCCGGCTCGGTCTCGCGGGCGCGCTACCAGCGGCTGGCGGAGGAGATCCGGCGCATCCTCGCCCAGGCCATCGAGTGCGGCGGCACCACCCTGCGCGACTTCGTCGGCGGCGACGGCAAGCCCGGCTACTTCCAGCAGACCCTGCTGGTCTACGGGCGCGGCGGCGAGTTCTGCAAGGTCTGCGGCGGCACCCTGCACGAGGTGCGCCTCGGCCAGCGCGCCAGCGTCTACTGCGGTCGCTGCCAGCGCTGA
- a CDS encoding type 1 glutamine amidotransferase domain-containing protein, with protein MTQSLKGKRVAFLVTDGFEQVELTGPREALDKAGARTLIVSAKSGRVTGWNHTKPADHFPVERTFDTLRIEDCDALVLPGGVVNGDNIRLDEMAQELVRDAARENKPIAAICHGGWLLISADLVKGKTLTSWPSLRDDLQNAGATWVDRPVVVDGQLITSRKPDDIPAFSQALIESLGGKAAQVSAA; from the coding sequence ATGACGCAATCCCTGAAAGGCAAACGCGTGGCTTTCCTGGTGACCGACGGGTTCGAGCAGGTCGAACTCACCGGCCCCAGGGAGGCCCTCGACAAGGCCGGTGCCCGGACCCTGATCGTCTCGGCGAAGTCGGGCCGGGTCACCGGCTGGAACCACACCAAACCCGCCGACCATTTCCCGGTCGAGCGCACCTTCGACACCCTGCGCATCGAGGACTGCGACGCGCTGGTGCTGCCGGGCGGCGTGGTCAACGGGGACAACATTCGCCTGGACGAGATGGCCCAGGAGCTGGTGCGCGATGCGGCCCGCGAGAACAAGCCCATCGCCGCGATCTGCCATGGCGGCTGGCTGCTGATCTCCGCCGATCTGGTCAAGGGCAAGACCCTGACCAGTTGGCCGTCGCTGCGCGACGACCTGCAGAATGCCGGCGCCACCTGGGTGGACCGTCCGGTGGTGGTCGACGGCCAGCTGATCACCAGCCGCAAGCCCGACGACATCCCGGCCTTCAGCCAGGCGCTGATCGAGAGCCTGGGCGGCAAGGCGGCGCAGGTCTCGGCCGCCTGA
- a CDS encoding ABC transporter ATP-binding protein, with amino-acid sequence MQPAIAIHGLSKTYASGLTALRNVDLEIRRGEIFALLGPNGAGKTTLISIICGIVNPSEGRVLADGHDIVADYRAARARIGLVPQELSTDAFESVWSTVTFSRGLFGKPANPAYIEKLLRELSLWDKKDSRIMALSGGMKRRVMIAKALSHEPQILFLDEPTAGVDVELRRGMWDMVRRLRESGVTIVLTTHYIEEAQEMADRIGVIRQGEIILVEEKDALMAKLGKRQLTLTLSAPLERIPESLQAYRLELSADGGQLVYTYDNQANGGGIARLLQRLGEAGIEFKDLSSSESSLEEIFVSLVHSPS; translated from the coding sequence GTGCAGCCAGCCATCGCCATCCATGGCCTGTCCAAGACCTATGCGTCGGGCCTCACCGCGCTGCGCAACGTGGACCTGGAAATCCGCCGGGGCGAGATCTTCGCCCTGCTGGGTCCCAACGGCGCGGGCAAGACCACGCTGATCAGCATCATCTGCGGCATCGTCAATCCCAGCGAAGGCCGGGTCCTGGCCGACGGCCACGACATCGTCGCCGACTACCGCGCGGCGCGCGCCAGGATCGGCCTGGTGCCGCAGGAGCTGTCCACCGACGCCTTCGAGAGCGTGTGGAGCACCGTCACCTTCAGCCGCGGCCTGTTCGGCAAGCCGGCCAACCCCGCCTACATCGAGAAGCTGCTGCGCGAGCTGTCCCTGTGGGACAAGAAGGACAGCCGCATCATGGCCCTGTCGGGCGGCATGAAGCGCCGCGTGATGATCGCCAAGGCGCTGTCCCACGAGCCGCAGATCCTCTTTCTCGACGAGCCCACCGCCGGGGTCGACGTGGAGCTGCGCCGCGGCATGTGGGACATGGTGCGGCGCCTGCGCGAGAGCGGCGTCACCATCGTCCTGACCACCCACTACATCGAGGAGGCCCAGGAAATGGCCGACCGCATCGGCGTGATCCGCCAGGGCGAGATCATCCTGGTGGAAGAGAAGGACGCGCTGATGGCCAAGCTCGGCAAGCGCCAGCTGACCCTGACCCTGAGCGCGCCGCTCGAGCGGATCCCGGAGTCGCTGCAGGCCTACCGCCTGGAGCTGTCGGCCGACGGCGGCCAACTGGTCTACACCTACGACAACCAGGCCAATGGCGGCGGCATCGCCCGCCTGCTGCAACGGCTGGGCGAGGCCGGCATCGAATTCAAGGACCTCAGCTCCTCGGAAAGCTCCCTGGAGGAAATCTTCGTCAGCCTGGTGCACTCGCCCTCATGA
- a CDS encoding multidrug transporter, whose product MPPLRPLALVLALTTGLSTLPAHGAHAEVEQSNVSGDPVYSVEAPPAYAMMGDLLIARPFLIAGTLIGTAAFVVSLPFTALGGNVKEAGQALVVDPGREAFVRCLGCTTSGYRQD is encoded by the coding sequence ATGCCTCCGCTTCGCCCGCTCGCCCTTGTCCTGGCGCTGACCACTGGCCTTTCGACCCTGCCGGCGCACGGGGCGCACGCCGAGGTCGAGCAATCCAATGTCAGCGGCGATCCCGTCTATTCCGTCGAGGCGCCGCCGGCCTACGCGATGATGGGCGACCTGCTGATCGCCCGGCCGTTTCTGATCGCCGGCACCCTCATCGGTACGGCGGCCTTCGTGGTCAGCCTGCCGTTCACCGCGCTGGGCGGCAACGTCAAGGAGGCCGGCCAGGCGCTGGTCGTCGATCCGGGGCGGGAGGCGTTCGTGCGCTGTCTCGGCTGCACCACCAGCGGCTACCGTCAGGACTGA
- a CDS encoding Na/Pi cotransporter family protein produces MNRRLNVLIAFLAGLGLAYSFWLSPGWLQLCAGLALFLFGMQCLEEGLKQLAGGRLEALLKRSTATPFKGFLFGLAGTVLLQSSSLVSLLTVAFIGSGLIALAGGLAIVFGTNLGTTSGIWLLALAGHNISLAPLALPLLVFGVLIGFNGPKSRAAGRILLGIGFLFLGIDQIKAGFSGFGETLDMGGWKVDGLPGALLFVLLGLAVTVVLQSSHASLMLTLAALAGGQLELEQGLAVAIGSNVGTTVSTAVAAILGGDRGGQRLALAHVLFNGVTALVALVLLTPLAALVQWLATPLGLADNRLIQLALFHTLFNALGVLLFWPWQAQLVRLLERWLPERREPQVLITELAPAAVEAPRTRARYLGDSLLGSADAAASAVLRELQHLGRLSLEVICHALYLPVEQLASDRPDEALLRARPDGHHLDAEALYQRHVKGVYGDLLSFMGRVEVPRDEARQQFWVACQLGALQLVDAVKDAKHLQKNLGHYLRGEDSPVREAYVDLRRHLLAMLREVRELGRLEVPDEAWHERLRLLDERAADFDAQFRARLFAATRNRELDGLQTGSLMNDLGYVSRIVQSLRNVLQLGDGQSRALRRLAVEDEPLIQLR; encoded by the coding sequence TTGAATCGTCGTCTCAACGTTCTCATCGCCTTTCTGGCCGGCCTCGGGCTGGCCTATTCCTTCTGGCTCAGTCCCGGCTGGCTGCAGCTGTGCGCGGGGCTCGCGCTCTTCCTGTTCGGCATGCAGTGCCTGGAGGAAGGGCTCAAGCAGCTCGCCGGCGGTCGGCTGGAGGCGCTGCTCAAGCGCAGCACCGCCACCCCCTTCAAGGGCTTCCTGTTCGGCCTGGCCGGCACCGTCCTGCTGCAGTCCAGCAGCCTGGTGTCCCTGCTGACCGTCGCCTTCATCGGCAGCGGGCTGATCGCCCTGGCCGGCGGCCTGGCCATCGTCTTCGGCACCAACCTGGGCACCACCAGCGGCATCTGGCTGCTGGCCCTGGCCGGGCATAACATCAGCCTCGCGCCGCTGGCCCTGCCATTGCTGGTGTTCGGCGTGCTGATCGGCTTCAACGGACCGAAGAGCCGGGCGGCCGGGCGCATCCTGCTGGGCATCGGCTTCCTGTTCCTCGGCATCGACCAGATCAAGGCGGGCTTCTCCGGCTTCGGCGAGACGCTGGACATGGGCGGCTGGAAGGTCGACGGCCTGCCCGGGGCACTGCTGTTCGTGCTGCTCGGCCTGGCGGTCACCGTGGTCCTGCAGTCCAGCCACGCCTCCCTGATGCTGACCCTCGCGGCCCTGGCCGGCGGTCAGCTCGAGCTGGAGCAGGGGCTGGCTGTCGCCATCGGCTCCAACGTCGGTACTACGGTCAGCACCGCGGTGGCCGCCATCCTCGGCGGCGACCGCGGCGGGCAGCGCCTGGCGCTGGCCCATGTGCTGTTCAACGGCGTCACCGCGCTGGTGGCGCTGGTCCTGCTGACGCCCCTGGCCGCTCTGGTGCAGTGGCTGGCGACGCCGCTGGGGCTGGCGGACAACCGGCTGATCCAGCTGGCGCTGTTCCATACCCTGTTCAACGCCCTTGGCGTGCTGCTGTTCTGGCCCTGGCAGGCGCAGCTGGTGCGCCTGCTGGAGCGCTGGCTGCCGGAGCGCCGCGAGCCTCAGGTGCTGATCACCGAGCTGGCGCCGGCCGCGGTCGAGGCGCCGCGCACCCGCGCCCGCTATCTCGGCGACAGCCTGCTGGGGTCGGCCGACGCCGCCGCCAGCGCGGTGCTGCGCGAGCTGCAGCACCTCGGCCGGCTGAGCCTGGAAGTGATCTGCCACGCGCTCTACCTGCCAGTGGAGCAACTGGCCAGCGACCGGCCGGACGAGGCGCTGCTGCGTGCGCGGCCGGACGGCCACCATCTGGATGCCGAGGCGCTCTACCAGCGGCACGTCAAGGGCGTCTACGGCGACCTGCTGAGCTTCATGGGCCGGGTGGAGGTGCCGCGGGACGAGGCCCGCCAGCAGTTCTGGGTCGCCTGCCAACTGGGCGCACTGCAGCTGGTGGATGCGGTGAAGGACGCCAAACACCTGCAGAAGAACCTCGGCCACTACCTGCGCGGCGAGGACTCGCCGGTCCGCGAGGCCTACGTCGACCTGCGCCGGCATCTGCTGGCGATGCTGCGCGAGGTGCGCGAGCTGGGCCGCCTGGAGGTGCCGGACGAGGCCTGGCACGAACGCCTGCGCCTGCTCGACGAGCGTGCGGCGGACTTCGACGCGCAGTTCCGCGCCCGGCTGTTCGCCGCCACCCGCAACCGGGAGCTGGACGGCCTGCAGACCGGCTCGCTGATGAACGACCTGGGCTACGTCAGCCGCATCGTCCAGAGCCTGCGCAACGTGCTGCAGCTCGGCGACGGCCAGTCCCGCGCGCTGCGCCGGCTGGCGGTCGAGGACGAGCCCTTGATCCAGTTGCGCTGA